The DNA region GCTGCGGGGTAAAGCTCCAGATTTCGTTCGGACCGCCCGTCGAGCAGGAGCCGCCGCCTTTGGGGCCGAGTTTGGTCTTGTCGCGCGGGGTACGGTCGCCGTGCAGCCGCATGACCGGGCAGAAAGTGCCGAACTCAAACCAGCGCGCCAGCAGTTCGTGAAAATACGGGTCGTTGACGTTGCCGCTGTGGAAGCCGCCGATATCCGAATTCCACCACGGAATGCCCGCAAGCCCCATGTTCAAACCCGCACAGACCTGATTGCGCAGCTGTCCGAACGTGGAGGGGATATCGCCTGACCAGGCCAGCGCACCATAGCGTTGGGAACCGGCCCAGGCGCAGCGGATCAAACTGATCGGGTTTTCGACGCCTTCCATCCGCTGTCCGTCGTAAAAGGCCTTGGCGAACGTGACCGGGTAGACGTTGGCGCATTCGAGCGCCGAACCGATGTGATAGCGGTAGATATCGAAATCGGGGTTGCTGTATTCAGGTTCCGCCTCGTCGAGCCAAAACAGGGAAACACCCTTGTCGAAATAGTTCTTTTTACAGGCCTGCCAGATAAAATCCTGCGTCTCGGGATTTGTGGTGTCGATAAACTCCACGAGGCCGAAGCAGTCCTGCATGACCTTTGCGCCGCGGTCGGTACGGATCAGCAGATTCCGTTCCGCCATCTCTTTATAGTTACACGATTCGGGTTCGATGGTCGGCCAAACCGAGACCATCAGTTTCATGCCCATCTCGTTGAGTTCTCTGATCATGCCCTCCGGGTCGGGCCAGTAGTCCGTGTCAAACATCCAGTCGCCCTGATTCGGCCAGTGGAAGAAGTCGACGACGATGACCTTGACCGGGATTTTCTTTTTGTGGTATTCGCGCGCGACATTTAACAGTTCCTCCTGCGTGCGGTAACGCAGTTTGCACTGCCAGAACCCCATGGCGTAATCCGGCATTATCGGCGTAGTGCCGGTAACTTTAGCATAGGTCTCCTCGATTTCGGCGGGCGTGTCTCCGGCGGTGATCCAGTAATCGAGCTGCTTGCTTGACTGCACATGCCATTCGGTCAGGTTTTTTCCGAAGCTGACGCTGCCGATCGCGGGATTGTTCCATAAAAAGCCGTAACCCAGATTGGAGATCAAAAACGGCACCGATGCCTGCGTGTTTTTCTGCGCGAGTTCGAGAATGCAGCCCTTGAGGTCGAGATACGGCTGCTGGTATTGCCCCATACCGAAGAAGCGTTCGCCGTCGTTCGGCTCGAAACGGGCGGTGATGGCGTAATTGTCGCTTGCAGTGCCTTTAAATTCGCGTGCGATTTTGCGCAGCGCGGTAACCTGATCGAGGTTCGGCTTCGGTTCGCCGCCGTGGTCGACGCTGCGGTAATATTCGTTTAAAATCAATTCGTCTTTTTGATTGAAGAATTTAATCTTCCCGAATATATTGATGCGCGCTTTGATCTTTCCGTTGGAAATCACGGCATAATCATCCGCGATCTCAATTTCGGCTTTGTGTTCGGCAGGCATCGTCAGCGCCCAGTCGTTGTCTGTAAAGACCGGGTTTTGGGTTGCCCGTACCCGCAGGCTGTTTTCGCCCCATCCGGTAATCCGGAGCGTCTCTTTGCGGCGTTTGAAAATCAATGCGCCGTCTTGGATTGAAAAAAAGTTCATATGAATTGCCTCCTGTGTGCGGTTCCAAGTATTTTTCGCATTCATTATAACGCGGGACTTGCAATAAAAAAATAAACAGATATAATTATATTTATACAAAATGAAACCAAGAGGTGAGACAATGGTTTTTCGGTTGGAACCGGACGGAGATTTTACGGTGAATTTGATCGGGCATTCGATCTGCGCGCAGGGCTGGCACATTCCCGACCGGATCTTGCAGGATATTGAGTTGATTGTCGTCTATCGGGGTGTGATGCGCTGCCGGGTGGGTGAAAATGAATATGACGTGCATGAGGGAGAGGTTATTTTAGTGCCGCCGGGCGAGGTGTTTTATCAGTCGTCCCCCGAAGGACCCTGCCGATTTTTCTATACGCATTTTTCGGCTCCGATCCGACAGCTGAAACAGGCGGATATCCCGCTGCTGATTTTGGATAACAATGAATCGGCAACACAAAAAACATCGTACTTTTTTCAGCTCGAAGAGCCGGCTTCGCAAGAATTGGCGGTCTGTCTCTTACCGATTGTGAAGACGGGGAAATATTATGACGAAGTTCGGACGCTGTTTGAGCGGGCGCTGTTGGAACGCAACCGGCCTGCGGCGGGGTATAAGCTGATGATCTCATTCTATATCCGGCAGATTTTGATTTTATTGTCCCGTGCCTGCATACAGGAAAATCCCTTAGCGTCAAAAGAAAAAGAACAGAAAAAGGTGGTGCAGGAGGCGTTGGGCTTCATCCACGGTCACTATACCGGAGAGATCGACATACAACAGCTGAGCAGGCGGTTGTCCGTTTCCTATCAATATCTGGCGCGGCAGTTTAAGCAGAGCACGGGCGTCTCGCCGGTCAAATACATCAACCGGCTGCGCATTGAGGAGGCCAAAAAGCGCATTCGGACAACCGACAGGACTTTGGAGCAGATCGCACGGGAGGTCGGTTTTGAGAACGGGTATTATTTCAGCCGGGTCTTTCGGCAGTATGAGGGCATTTCACCTTCGAAATACCGCAGTTGGCTCAACAGCAGAAATAACCAGTAGATTTTTGAAAAGCCAAAAAAGGCCGTTGCAAAATGCAACAGCCTTTGTTGTAACTCACTTTTATTTTCTGAAGCAGTCGCTGCAATAGACGGGGCGGTCGCTGCGCGGTTCAAAAGGAACCTTGCAGGCTTTTCCGCACTCAGCGCATACGGCATCGTACATCTTGCGGGTTCCGGCACCGCCGCCGGCGTTGGCTTTACGGGCATTGCGGCAGGCCTTGCAGCGCTGCGGCTCGTTCGTGAAACCTTTTTCCGCGTGAAATTCCTGCTCACCGGCAGTGAAAGTGAATTGTTGACCGCAGTCTTTGCAGGTCAGAGTTTTGTCTTCGTACATGAAATACCTCTTTTTCAATTTGCAAATCTTTTGATTTGCTATCTCATCATACAGTATTGTAAACAAAATTGCAACAAGAATTTACCGATTGTTATAAAATTATTTGTGGAAACAAGCAATTAATACCCGGAACGCTCTTTTTTATCTCTCAGAACGCTGATTGCCACCGCCGCCAGCGTCACGCATGCACAGCCTGCCAGAAATCCGACCCGCATGGAGTGCTGCTTTTTGAGCTTGCGCAAAAGCGAGTTGTACCCGTCGGTGAGGTTGATGTTTTCTTTCGGTTCGGGTCTTTGGACGGCGATTTTTGCGGCATGCGCATACTGCTGATATTGATTGCGGCAGGTCGGACAGCCGCGCAGATGTTCCCGAACGGCCGCACGGGTGGAGGCGCTGAGGGTCCCGTCCCAATACAAAGAGATCAGGTCGAGGGTGGCGTCACAGTTCAAGTTCATTTTTCAAATCCTCCGTCAGCATTTTTTTAGCGCGAAAATATATGACCTTGGCAGAATTTTCGCTGATGCCCAACACCTCACCCACCTGGGCGAACGGCATCTCTGCATAGATGCGTAAAATCACTACGTCGCGGTATTTTTCGGGTAGTTTCCGCACCAACCGTTTGACCGAGTCGCAGACGACCCGGCGGATCACCGTGTCCTCCGGATTGCAGTGGCTTGTGCGGCAGAAAATATCGGTGACGAGGTCGAGGTTGATGGTGTCGAGGCCCTGCTTATGTTTGCGCAGGTATTTGTAATAGGTGTGTTTGGCAATCGCGGCAAGCCAGGTGAACAATTCACTCTTGCCCTGAAAACGGTGGAAAGCGGAAAAGGCCTGAAAGAAGGTCTCCTGCGTCAGTTCTTCGGATAGAAGCGGATCGCCGCAGAGCGCGAACAGAAACGCGTGAACGCGGGCGGCGTTGTCCCGATATATTTTTTCAAACGAGTCCAATTCGCACCTCTTTTCTCTATAACAGATTGATCAGACATAAATATATCCATGGGTTAGTACCGCTAAAAAGCGAAAAGTTACACGATTTTTAAAGAAATTTTTATAAATTATTTTTGTAACTTCCGCCCATTTCGGCGCACTAACTTTATGTGGCCATTACCACGGGAGGAACTTTCATGAGTTTTCAAATCGTCGGCACGGGCATGTGCGTGCCGGAACGCGTCGTCACCAATGGCGAACTCTCACAGCTTGTCGAAACAAGCGATGAGTGGATTTCACAGCGCGTCGGCGTTCGCAGCCGGCATATCTGTACTTCGGAGACCACGGCCGATCTGGCCGTTTCAGCCGCGCAGCGCGCCTTGGACGACTGCGGTTTGAAGGCCGAAGAACTCGATTTGATCTTAGCCGCCTCGGTTAGCGCCGACACTGTAACCCCCGCACTTTCCTGTGCAATTCAAAAGAGACTCGGTGTTCGCTGCATGGCGTTTGACATCAGTGCGGCATGTTCGGCGTTTGTGTTTATGCTGGAGACGGCGGCCTGCTTTTTTGCCCGGGGCGGTTATCGCAACATCCTTATCGTGGGTGCCGAACGGCTCAGCCGGATCACGGATTGGGAAGACCGTTCGACCTGCGTGATCTTCGGAGACGGCGCCGGAGCGGCGGTACTTTCGAAGGGCGAAAACTATCTCGACGCCGTGTTTACTGTGACCGGAGACGAAAACGCGCTGCGGGTTCCGTTTTATGCCGGGAAGAGTCCATTTTCGGAACTTGAACCCGAATCGCCCTATATCCGGATGAACGGGAAGGAGATCTTCCGTTTCGCGGTGCAGTCCATGATACAGGATATCAACACCCTTTTGCAGAGAAACGGACTGACCCCGGACGACCTCAAAGCCATTATACCACATCAGGCAAATCGGCGCATCATCGAGGCCGCGGCGGAGCGTTCGGGCATCCCGATCGAGAAATTTTTAATCAACATCGACCGCTACGGCAACACCTCGTCGGCCAGCATCCCGATCGCCCTCGACGAACTGAACAAAGCGGGCGAATTGAAACGGGGCGACCTGATTCTATTAACAGCGTTCGGCGGAGGTCTCGCCAGCGCATCCTGCCTGTTGAGATGGTGACATCTTAAATGATATTTAAAGGAGTAAATAACATGGTAACCGAAAAAATCAAATCCCTATTGGTCGAAAAACTGGAGTGCGACGCCTCCAAAATCACAAGCGAGACGGTTTTGACCGACCTCGGCATTGACTCGCTCGACATCACCGAACTGGTCATGGATCTCGAAACCGAGTTCAACGTCGAGATCGAATTGGCGGACGACATCAAAACGGTGTCCGATCTGGCAGGCGCGATTGAAGTAAAAATGAAGGGCTAAACGAGAGGATAAACCTATGATAAAATCTACGATTTGTGAACGTCTGGGCATCCGTTTTCCGGTGTTTCAGGGCGGAATGGCCTGGATCGCCGACGGGAAGCTGGCCGCCGCCGTTTCCAATGCGGGCGGACTGGGCTTGATCTCGGCGATGAACGCCGGCCCCGATTATCTGCGCGAACAGATTGCGGTCGCCCGTTCTTTGACGGATAAAACCTTCGGCGTCAACATCATGCTGCAAAGCCCGTTTGCCGGGCAGGTGGCCGACGTCGTCGCAGAGGAAAGCGTCAAAGTCGTGACCACCGGCGCGGGCATGCCGACCGATTATATGGAGCGCTGGAAAGCCGCGGGCGTGATGATTATCCCGGTGGTCGCCTCGGTCGCAATGGCCAAAAAGATGGAAAAACTGGGTGCCGACGCGGTGATCGCCGAGGGCGAGGAATCCGGCGGACATATCGGCGAATTGACGACTATGGTTTTGGTGCCGCAGGTATGTGACGCGGTCGGCATTCCGGTGATCGCGGCGGGCGGCATCGCCGACGGCAGGGGTTTTGCGGCGGCGCTGATGCTCGGGGCCTGCGGCATCCAGATGGGTACGCGTTTTTTGGTCGCCAAAGAGTGCGGCGTCCATCAAAATTATAAAGATATGGTGCTCAAGGCGGGCGATATCTCGACGGTCGCGACCGGTCGCCGTTTTGCGGCAAGCACCTGCCGCTGTCTGAAAAACGTGTTCAGTCGCGAGTTTAAACAGGTCGAATTTCAGCCGGAGACCACGGTCGAAACAGTCAACGAACTCGGTGTCGGCGCATTGCGGAAAGCCGCCGTTGAAGGCGACACCAAGGCCGGGTGCTTTATGGCGGGGCAGATCGCCGGACTAGTAAGCCGTGAGCAGACCGCCGATGAAATTATTCAAGAAGTCGTTGAACAAGCCGAAACGCTGCTGTTAGAGGCCTGCGCATGGGTCGGATAGCGTTTTTATTTTCGGGACAGGGCGCGCAGTTTCCGGGCATGGCCAAAGAATTTTACGAGAGCAGCCGGAATGTGCGCGAACTGTTCGACGCTGCGGAAGAAATTCACCCCGGAACGTTAAAACAGTGTTTTTCCGGCACGCCCCAGGAACTCAAACAGACCGAGAATACGCAGCCGTGCCTGTATTTAGCGGATTTCGCGGCGGCAATCGCGGCCTGCGAAGCCGGAATTGACCCGGACGCGGCGGCGGGATTTTCACTCGGCGAGCTGCCCGCGCTGGCTTTTGCCGGGGCGTTCGACCCGCTGGACGGCTTCCGGTTGGTCTGCGAGCGTGGACGGATTATGGCCAAATACGCGGATGCTGTAAAAGCGTCGATGATGGCGGTGGTCAAACTGCCGCACGAGACGGTAGAAGCCGTCTGCGCTGAATTCGACGGGGTGTGGCCGGTGAATTACAACACACCGGAACAGCTCGTGGTGTCCGGATTTGACTGCCAACTGAAAACATTCGAGGAAAAAATCCGCGAAAAAGGCGGGCGGTGCATTCCGCTGGCAGTCGGCGGCGGTTTTCACTCTCCGCTGATGGACGGCGCGGCAACAGAATTTGAGCAAATACTTGAAAAATATCAAATTCGTACACCGGTTTTGCAGTGCTATACCAACAGCACCGGAGCGCTGTATGAGAGCAATCCGAAAGCGCTTTTAAGCCGCCAGATCAATCATCCCGTGCGCTGGCAGCAGACGGTTGCTGCAATGCTCGCCGATGGTGTGACCGTTTTTATCGAGACCGGCGTGGGTTCTGTGCTGACCAAGATGGTACAGCGTATGGCACCCGAGGCCGTCTGCCGCTCGGTGCAGACGCCGCGTGAAATCGAACTTGTTATGGAGGAACTGAGATGATGTTGCAAGATAAAGTCGCGGTCGTGACCGGCGGTTCACGGGGAATCGGGCGCGCAATCTGCATGAAACTGGCCCAAGAGGGCGCTTCGGTGGCTTTTTTATATGCCGGAAACACCGAGCGCGCCGAACAGACCCTTGCCGAACTGAAAGCGCTCAACGCGAAAGCGGCTTGTTACCGCTGTGATGTGTCGGATTTTGCGGCGGTCTCCGCCGTATTTGCAGAGATCGTCAGGGACTTCGGCACGGTTGATATTCTGGTCAACAACGCGGGCATTACCAGCGACAAATTGATGTTGGCGATGAAAGAGGACGATTTCGACCGCGTGGTCGGCGTCAATCTCAAAGGCGCGTTCAACACCATCAAGCAGGTCTACCCGATTTTTGCGCGCAAGCGTTCGGGTAAGATCGTCAACATCACTTCGGTCGCGGGCATCACGGGCAACGCCGGACAGACGAATTACGCCTCCGCCAAAGCCGGGCTGATCGGCCTGACCAAGTCGGTCGCGCGCGAACTTGCGGGGCGCGGGATCTGCTGCAACGCGGTCGCGCCGGGTTTTATCGAGACCGACATGACTGCGGGAACGCCGCTCAATCAGCAGATGCTGGCTGCGGTACCGCTTGCCCGCATGGGCAAACCCGAAGAAGTGGCCGAACTCGTGGCCTTTTTAGCTTCTTCGAAAAGCGATTACATCACAGGAAGCGTGATTCAAATCGACGGCGGCTTGGCCATGTAGACATTTAAAGGGATACCGGTGCGTTACCCGGAAAATTGATCTTTTAAACGCAGGAGTTTTATTCTATTGTCGTAAACAATAGAATAAAACATCCCCAACCGAAAATAAATTTTGAACTCACCGAATACGAGAGGATGAACACAACGATGAGACGCGTGGTTGTCACCGGAATGGGCGCATTAACGCCGATCGGAAACGACGTTTTGACTTTTTGGGAGAACCTGAAAGCCGGGACTTTGGGCATCGGTCCGATCACCCGCTTTTCCGTCGAGGGCTGCAAATATAAACTGGCCGCACAGCTGAAGAATTTCGACCCGCTGTTGTGCATGGATAAAACGACGGTACGCAGAACCGATTTGTTCGTGCAGTATGCGCTGTATGCCGCCGCCGAGGCCATGGAAGACAGCGGGCTGGCGGAGAAAATTTCACCGGAAGACCTGAGTGTGGTGTTCGGTTCGGGTGTAGGCGGATTCGAGACCTTCTGCGCCGAACATTCCGCACTGCTCAACGGCGGGTCGCGTCGGGTTTCGCCGCTGTTTGTGCCCAAGATGATATCGAACATCGCGGCGGGCAACATCGCCATCCGATTCGGCGCGCGCAATTCCTGCCTTTCGGTGACAACGGCCTGCGCGACCGGTACGACCGCCATCGGCGAGGCGTTCCGCGCGATCAAAGACGGATATGCCGAAGCGGCCATCTGCGGCGGCAGCGAGGCGGCCATCACGCCGTTAGCCATGGCGGGATTCACCAACGCGATGGCGCTCTCCACCGCCGACGACCCCGAGGCGGCTTCTCTGCCGTTTGACAAACGGCGCGGCGGATTTGTGATGGGCGAGGGCGCAGGAGCGTTGATTTTGGAGGAATACGAGCACGCGGTCAAGCGTGGTGCAAAAATTTACGCCGAGATGTGCGGCTACGGGGCGACCTGCGACGCCTACCATGTGACGGCGCCGTCGCCCGAACCCGATGCTGCGGCTAAAGCCGTGAAAGATGCCATGCGCGGTTCGGAAAACATCAAGCTCAATCGAATTTACGTCAACGCCCACGGCACCGGTACCGCGCTCAACGACCGCTGCGAGACGGCGGCCTATAAAAAGGTATTCGGTGATAAAGCGGGTGAACTGCATATCAGTTCCACCAAGTCGATGACCGGACATATGCTCGGGGCGGCGGGTGCGGTCGAGGCCATTGCGTCAATTTTGGCGCTGCGTGAGGGCATCATTCCGCCCACGATCAATCTCAACGACCCCGACCCCGAATGTGACTTGAACTATACACCCAATAAGGCGGTCAGCGCCGAACTTGATCTGGCGATTTCGACTTCATTGGGGTTCGGCGGGCACAACGCCTGCGTTGCTTTCAAAAAAGTTTAATTAAAACCCGTGTATGAAAGGGTGGTCATCATATGCAATTACAATTAGTCAAAGATTTGGCCGAATTGATGCGCCAATACGGACTCGGACGGCTTGAAGTGCGCGACGGCGAGACCCATGTGCTGTTGGAGGCGCAAAAACAAGCGGTCAGCGAGCCGGTTGTTGTCGCAGCGCCGGTCACTGCGGCCGTTCAAACAGCCGTAAAAGCCG from Oscillospiraceae bacterium includes:
- a CDS encoding nitronate monooxygenase, whose translation is MIKSTICERLGIRFPVFQGGMAWIADGKLAAAVSNAGGLGLISAMNAGPDYLREQIAVARSLTDKTFGVNIMLQSPFAGQVADVVAEESVKVVTTGAGMPTDYMERWKAAGVMIIPVVASVAMAKKMEKLGADAVIAEGEESGGHIGELTTMVLVPQVCDAVGIPVIAAGGIADGRGFAAALMLGACGIQMGTRFLVAKECGVHQNYKDMVLKAGDISTVATGRRFAASTCRCLKNVFSREFKQVEFQPETTVETVNELGVGALRKAAVEGDTKAGCFMAGQIAGLVSREQTADEIIQEVVEQAETLLLEACAWVG
- a CDS encoding zinc-ribbon domain containing protein, producing MYEDKTLTCKDCGQQFTFTAGEQEFHAEKGFTNEPQRCKACRNARKANAGGGAGTRKMYDAVCAECGKACKVPFEPRSDRPVYCSDCFRK
- a CDS encoding sigma-70 family RNA polymerase sigma factor, translated to MDSFEKIYRDNAARVHAFLFALCGDPLLSEELTQETFFQAFSAFHRFQGKSELFTWLAAIAKHTYYKYLRKHKQGLDTINLDLVTDIFCRTSHCNPEDTVIRRVVCDSVKRLVRKLPEKYRDVVILRIYAEMPFAQVGEVLGISENSAKVIYFRAKKMLTEDLKNELEL
- a CDS encoding glycoside hydrolase family 31 protein; its protein translation is MNFFSIQDGALIFKRRKETLRITGWGENSLRVRATQNPVFTDNDWALTMPAEHKAEIEIADDYAVISNGKIKARINIFGKIKFFNQKDELILNEYYRSVDHGGEPKPNLDQVTALRKIAREFKGTASDNYAITARFEPNDGERFFGMGQYQQPYLDLKGCILELAQKNTQASVPFLISNLGYGFLWNNPAIGSVSFGKNLTEWHVQSSKQLDYWITAGDTPAEIEETYAKVTGTTPIMPDYAMGFWQCKLRYRTQEELLNVAREYHKKKIPVKVIVVDFFHWPNQGDWMFDTDYWPDPEGMIRELNEMGMKLMVSVWPTIEPESCNYKEMAERNLLIRTDRGAKVMQDCFGLVEFIDTTNPETQDFIWQACKKNYFDKGVSLFWLDEAEPEYSNPDFDIYRYHIGSALECANVYPVTFAKAFYDGQRMEGVENPISLIRCAWAGSQRYGALAWSGDIPSTFGQLRNQVCAGLNMGLAGIPWWNSDIGGFHSGNVNDPYFHELLARWFEFGTFCPVMRLHGDRTPRDKTKLGPKGGGSCSTGGPNEIWSFTPQLEEIMTKYILLRDRMQPYISAAMTEAHEKGTPVIKPLFYDFPTDEAAWKVEDAYLFGHDLLVAPVTEEGETKKSVYLPAGATWTDAWTKRVYEGGQTVTVNAPLEMIPLFVRDNDGILKLLNL
- the fabF gene encoding beta-ketoacyl-ACP synthase II, producing the protein MNTTMRRVVVTGMGALTPIGNDVLTFWENLKAGTLGIGPITRFSVEGCKYKLAAQLKNFDPLLCMDKTTVRRTDLFVQYALYAAAEAMEDSGLAEKISPEDLSVVFGSGVGGFETFCAEHSALLNGGSRRVSPLFVPKMISNIAAGNIAIRFGARNSCLSVTTACATGTTAIGEAFRAIKDGYAEAAICGGSEAAITPLAMAGFTNAMALSTADDPEAASLPFDKRRGGFVMGEGAGALILEEYEHAVKRGAKIYAEMCGYGATCDAYHVTAPSPEPDAAAKAVKDAMRGSENIKLNRIYVNAHGTGTALNDRCETAAYKKVFGDKAGELHISSTKSMTGHMLGAAGAVEAIASILALREGIIPPTINLNDPDPECDLNYTPNKAVSAELDLAISTSLGFGGHNACVAFKKV
- a CDS encoding AraC family transcriptional regulator, producing MVFRLEPDGDFTVNLIGHSICAQGWHIPDRILQDIELIVVYRGVMRCRVGENEYDVHEGEVILVPPGEVFYQSSPEGPCRFFYTHFSAPIRQLKQADIPLLILDNNESATQKTSYFFQLEEPASQELAVCLLPIVKTGKYYDEVRTLFERALLERNRPAAGYKLMISFYIRQILILLSRACIQENPLASKEKEQKKVVQEALGFIHGHYTGEIDIQQLSRRLSVSYQYLARQFKQSTGVSPVKYINRLRIEEAKKRIRTTDRTLEQIAREVGFENGYYFSRVFRQYEGISPSKYRSWLNSRNNQ
- the fabG gene encoding 3-oxoacyl-[acyl-carrier-protein] reductase, with the protein product MLQDKVAVVTGGSRGIGRAICMKLAQEGASVAFLYAGNTERAEQTLAELKALNAKAACYRCDVSDFAAVSAVFAEIVRDFGTVDILVNNAGITSDKLMLAMKEDDFDRVVGVNLKGAFNTIKQVYPIFARKRSGKIVNITSVAGITGNAGQTNYASAKAGLIGLTKSVARELAGRGICCNAVAPGFIETDMTAGTPLNQQMLAAVPLARMGKPEEVAELVAFLASSKSDYITGSVIQIDGGLAM
- a CDS encoding ACP S-malonyltransferase; amino-acid sequence: MGRIAFLFSGQGAQFPGMAKEFYESSRNVRELFDAAEEIHPGTLKQCFSGTPQELKQTENTQPCLYLADFAAAIAACEAGIDPDAAAGFSLGELPALAFAGAFDPLDGFRLVCERGRIMAKYADAVKASMMAVVKLPHETVEAVCAEFDGVWPVNYNTPEQLVVSGFDCQLKTFEEKIREKGGRCIPLAVGGGFHSPLMDGAATEFEQILEKYQIRTPVLQCYTNSTGALYESNPKALLSRQINHPVRWQQTVAAMLADGVTVFIETGVGSVLTKMVQRMAPEAVCRSVQTPREIELVMEELR
- a CDS encoding acyl carrier protein, with the protein product MVTEKIKSLLVEKLECDASKITSETVLTDLGIDSLDITELVMDLETEFNVEIELADDIKTVSDLAGAIEVKMKG
- a CDS encoding beta-ketoacyl-ACP synthase III; amino-acid sequence: MSFQIVGTGMCVPERVVTNGELSQLVETSDEWISQRVGVRSRHICTSETTADLAVSAAQRALDDCGLKAEELDLILAASVSADTVTPALSCAIQKRLGVRCMAFDISAACSAFVFMLETAACFFARGGYRNILIVGAERLSRITDWEDRSTCVIFGDGAGAAVLSKGENYLDAVFTVTGDENALRVPFYAGKSPFSELEPESPYIRMNGKEIFRFAVQSMIQDINTLLQRNGLTPDDLKAIIPHQANRRIIEAAAERSGIPIEKFLINIDRYGNTSSASIPIALDELNKAGELKRGDLILLTAFGGGLASASCLLRW
- a CDS encoding zf-HC2 domain-containing protein — its product is MNLNCDATLDLISLYWDGTLSASTRAAVREHLRGCPTCRNQYQQYAHAAKIAVQRPEPKENINLTDGYNSLLRKLKKQHSMRVGFLAGCACVTLAAVAISVLRDKKERSGY